In one Rhopalosiphum padi isolate XX-2018 chromosome 3, ASM2088224v1, whole genome shotgun sequence genomic region, the following are encoded:
- the LOC132927316 gene encoding uncharacterized protein LOC132927316: protein MRLRGKPKRDNYNPPLFPSEMWSVSERLIQDLPRTTNTAESWHRKINRIISPHPGLHKFIQQLQKVQNETEVTVQMLVCGRPTKKTKKVNIESNLRLKSIHARLISNKNYDK from the exons ATGCGTTTGAGAGGAAAACCCAAAAGAGACAATTACAACCCACCACTCTTCCCTTCAGAAATGTGGTCAGTGTCAGAACGATTAATCCAAGATTTACCTAGAACTACAAATACGGCAGAGTCATGGcacagaaaaataaatagaataatatcgCCTCATCctg gtTTACATAAATTCATACAACAATTACAAAAAGTTCAAAATGAAACTGAAGTGACAGTACAGATGTTAGTTTGTGGACGACCAACGAAAAAgacaaaaaaagttaatatcgAATCGAATTTAAGATTGAAATCAATACATGCACGtcttatttcaaacaaaaattacgATAAATAG
- the LOC132925831 gene encoding zinc finger MYM-type protein 1-like, whose amino-acid sequence MESAEKNDKIKLIDDSSELKSLSPMSKVDLSDVNVDKMFNGINLMEVQDDNSTEKVQRFPTDPADWLRTANFIKYCAVNGVDQNNNDNFIQSKNQYSVDKVRFCNKTMFFSKLPNGEQISRTWLVYSHKLGKVFCAPCWLFKNESSTLANDGYNDWKNAHERLKEHEGSLNHKTCLLKLKDLGQEQGTLDSMLLVQINHEKMYWRSILERVVSVIKSLASRGLPFRGQEEIFGSPKNGNYMMLLELLSEFDPFLAQHISKYGNSGSGTTSYLSSTICDEIIVLMAKKVKEVIINEVKSRKYYSIVVDSTPDITHSDQLAFILRYVSDKGVPTERFLEFIPKVGHKSLEIAETVIMTIDNLKLNISDCRGQSYDTAKNMSGCYNGLQARIKNINPLAFYIPCAAHSLNLVGSHAVECCNEAATFFGLMQNIYVFFSSSTHRWDLLNNNMVSKSRTLKALSNTRWSSRDSACLSLNENWSAVLTTLTYIMNDNTENNITRNEAKGLMNKMSSLETAIMSAVWGFLLSRLNFTSNKLQNVNIDCLDVLQLYDSLIRLIEQTRENFDDFETEALEKAVRKDYKITTTRKKKRKIFHDESESEDINLSELDNQEIRKSVKLLQNIYQNDVELNDFINEVLHLKAHVDVVSIGEKHNLLGLQTFLYEKDLTNIYPNIEIILRIFTCTAVTNCSAERSFSCLKRVKNYLRSTMTQQKMNSLAILNIENQITCQLSFDEIIDSFATDKSRRKII is encoded by the exons ATGGAATCAGctgaaaaaaatgataaaataaagttGATTGACGACAGTTCagaattaaaaagtttatcGCCTATGTCCAag gttGATTTGAGTGACGTAAATGTCGACAAAATGTTTAATGGTATAAATTTGATGGAGGTGCAAGATGACAATTCAACAGAAAAAGTTCAGCGTTTTCCAACCGATCCGGCGGATTGGTTACGTActgcaaattttataaaatattgtgcagTAAATGGGGtagatcaaaataataatgacaattttattcaatcaaaaaatcaatattctGTAGATAAAGTGAGATTTTGTAACAAAACtatgtttttttcaaaattaccaAATGGTGAACAAATTTCACGTACATGGCTTGTTTACTCTCATAAATTAGGAAAAGTTTTTTGTGCACCTTgttggttatttaaaaatgaatcttCTACTTTAGCTAATGATGGTTATAATGATTGGAAAAATGCACATGAGCGTCTTAAAGAACACGAAGGATCGTTAAATCACAAAACATGTTTACTAAAATTGAAAGATTTAGGACAAGAACAAGGAACATTAGATTCTATGTTATTGGTTCAAATTAaccatgaaaaaatgtattggaGAAGTATTTTAGAGAGAGTAGTATCTGTAATTAAATCATTAGCTTCACGCGGACTTCCATTTCGGGGACAAGAAGAGATTTTCGGATCGCCTAAAAATGGAAATTACATGATGCTTCTTGAATTGTTATCCGAATTTGACCCTTTCTTAGCACAACATATTTCGAAATATGGTAATTCTGGTAGTGGTACTACATCGTACTTATCATCGACAATTTGTgatgaaattattgtattaatggcCAAAAAAGTTAAGGAAGTTATCATAAATGAGGTTAAAAGTCGTAAATATTATTCGATTGTCGTCGACTCTACACCAGATATAACACATTCTGACCAACTTGCTTTTATACTTCGCTATGTCAGTGATAAAGGTGTACCGACAGAacgatttttagaatttataccAAAAGTTGGTCATAAATCTTTGGAAATAGCTGAAACAGTCATTATGACAAtcgacaatttaaaattaaatatatcagacTGTCGTGGACAGTCATATGACACAGCTAAAAATATGTCAGGTTGTTATAATGGTCTTCAAgctcgaataaaaaatataaatccttTGGCATTTTATATCCCATGCGCAGCTCATTCACTTAACCTAGTAGGGTCGCATGCAGTTGAATGTTGTAATGAAGCAGCTACATTTTTTGGACTAATGCaaaatatctatgtatttttttcaagtagTACACATAGATGGGATCTcctcaataataatatggtatcaaAATCACGTACATTAAAAGCACTTTCCAATACGAGATGGTCATCGAGAGATTCTGCATGTCTGAGCTTAAATGAAAATTGGTCTGCCGTTTTAACTACATTAACATACATAATGAATgataatactgaaaataatatcacTAGAAATGAAGCAAAAGGACTAATGAATAAAATGAGTTCTTTAGAAACTGCAATCATGTCAGCTGTGTGGGGTTTTTTGCTTAGTCGATTAAACTTTACAAGTAATAAGTTACAAAATGTCAATATTGATTGTTTGGATGTACTTCAGTTATATGATAGTTTAATTAGATTAATAGAACAGACTCGCGAAAATTTTGATGATTTTGAAACGGAAGCATTAGAAAAGGCAGTCAGGAAGGATTACAAAATAACtacaacaagaaaaaaaaagcgAAAAATTTTCCATGACGAATCTGAATCTGAAGATATAAATTTATCG GAATTGGACAATCAAGAAATTAGAAAATCGGTTAAATTACttcaaaacatttatcaaaatGATGTAGAATTAAACGATTTTATAAATGAAGTGTTACATTTAAAAGCTCATGTCGATGTAGTCTCTATAGGGGAAAAACACAACTTACTTGGTCTTCAAACATTTCTATATGAAAAAgacttaacaaatatttatccaaatatagaaataatactaCGCATTTTTACTTGCACAGCTGTCACCAATTGCTCAGCTGAAAGATCGTTTTCGTGtttaaaaagagtaaaaaattaCTTACGTTCTACTATGACTCAACAAAAAATGAACTCACTTGCGATTCTAAACATTGAAAATCAAATAACTTGTCAGTTATCATTTGATGAAATTATAGATAGTTTTGCTACAGATAAATCAAGacgcaaaattatttaa